A single genomic interval of Rhodopseudomonas palustris harbors:
- a CDS encoding ATP-binding protein, with amino-acid sequence MQPHSRPPERKIEIKIGSQQEIDGKKLVIRPAFANYVTRNAGFLNYVHDVREQIATYIAKRSAKRPLNILLAAPPGSGKSFLIKQIINSITQQNHDIQVSFEEAYIASLENMDELFKIFQRVQSLNLEGKLPVVFFDEIDAEITGSSHVYAKFLAPMWDGTFYLGKEKFFLGKCIFFFAGSGLSLEDESDNALTTLSKKTNPVKYDDYYEQWKTKFDERHSQAWAKQQKLPDFLDRIDSFLRIPPICSELLGDDTEGEYIDLACMLIKKHFPAVKYIENDALNIICRALRNETSMRTAEKIVFSSTSRSEEEYELFDTPCLPKRCQAPTKQAPTKEEQWWEIVIEAGEAVARSP; translated from the coding sequence ATGCAACCGCATTCTCGCCCCCCAGAGCGAAAAATAGAAATTAAAATCGGATCGCAGCAAGAAATTGATGGAAAAAAGCTGGTTATTAGACCCGCATTTGCAAACTACGTAACTCGCAATGCAGGATTCTTAAATTATGTTCATGATGTTCGAGAGCAGATCGCAACGTACATCGCGAAACGATCGGCCAAACGCCCCCTAAATATACTTCTGGCCGCACCTCCAGGGAGCGGCAAAAGCTTTTTGATTAAACAGATTATCAATTCAATTACTCAACAGAATCACGACATCCAAGTCTCCTTTGAAGAAGCCTACATAGCTTCACTTGAAAATATGGACGAATTATTCAAGATCTTTCAGAGGGTACAATCATTGAATTTGGAGGGGAAACTCCCCGTTGTCTTCTTCGACGAAATTGATGCTGAAATAACGGGCAGCAGCCACGTATACGCAAAATTTCTCGCTCCAATGTGGGATGGAACGTTCTATCTGGGAAAAGAGAAATTCTTCCTTGGAAAGTGCATCTTTTTCTTTGCCGGCAGCGGGCTGAGCCTTGAGGACGAATCCGATAACGCGCTCACCACTCTATCCAAGAAGACTAACCCAGTAAAATATGACGACTACTATGAACAATGGAAAACTAAATTTGATGAAAGACACTCTCAAGCCTGGGCGAAGCAACAAAAACTACCAGATTTTCTAGACCGCATCGACAGCTTCCTACGAATTCCACCAATATGCTCAGAACTTCTAGGTGACGACACCGAGGGCGAGTACATCGATCTTGCGTGCATGCTAATCAAGAAACACTTCCCTGCTGTAAAATATATCGAGAACGATGCGCTCAACATAATCTGCCGGGCTCTGAGGAACGAAACCTCTATGAGGACCGCAGAGAAGATTGTGTTCAGCTCCACTTCAAGAAGTGAGGAGGAATACGAGCTGTTCGATACTCCTTGTCTTCCGAAACGTTGCCAAGCCCCCACCAAGCAAGCCCCCACCAAGGAGGAGCAGTGGTGGGAAATAGTGATAGAAGCGGGAGAAGCCGTAGCCCGTAGCCCGTAG
- a CDS encoding DUF6429 family protein — MDFDTDKIDDATLALLYLTLHDGTRAWKGHDWNTLDRLHDKGLIENPAGKVKSVVFTDEGLARAKKLFETMFAKKNA, encoded by the coding sequence ATGGACTTCGACACCGACAAGATCGACGACGCGACTCTGGCGCTGCTGTACCTGACTTTGCATGACGGCACGCGCGCCTGGAAAGGCCACGACTGGAATACGCTCGACCGGCTGCACGACAAGGGCCTGATCGAAAACCCGGCCGGCAAGGTGAAGTCGGTCGTATTCACCGACGAAGGCCTCGCACGCGCCAAAAAGTTGTTCGAGACGATGTTCGCCAAGAAGAATGCGTAA
- a CDS encoding REP-associated tyrosine transposase yields MPNYRRAFVPGGCWFFTVALLERRNTLLVDHITVLRDAVARTRERFPFEIDAVVVLPDHLHAMWTLPPGDADFSTRWRLIKTHFAKALPKVERLNAVRARRGERGIWQRRFWEHLIRDEADYARHIDYCMINPVKHGLAGRVQDWPYSSFHRDVRQGLFPLDWASDAAVEGEFGEA; encoded by the coding sequence ATGCCGAACTACCGTCGTGCCTTCGTTCCGGGCGGATGCTGGTTCTTCACCGTCGCTCTGCTCGAACGCCGCAACACGCTGCTGGTCGATCACATCACGGTGCTGCGTGACGCGGTCGCGCGCACGCGGGAGCGTTTTCCGTTCGAGATCGATGCCGTGGTGGTGCTTCCGGACCATCTTCACGCGATGTGGACTCTGCCGCCGGGCGATGCCGATTTTTCGACCCGCTGGCGGCTGATCAAAACGCATTTCGCAAAGGCATTGCCGAAAGTGGAGCGGCTGAACGCGGTCCGCGCCAGGCGTGGCGAACGCGGCATCTGGCAGCGCCGGTTCTGGGAGCACCTGATCCGCGACGAGGCCGACTACGCGCGCCACATCGACTACTGCATGATCAACCCGGTGAAGCACGGCTTGGCCGGCCGCGTTCAAGATTGGCCGTATTCGTCGTTCCATCGCGACGTCCGACAAGGGCTGTTTCCGCTCGATTGGGCGAGTGATGCCGCTGTCGAAGGTGAGTTCGGCGAAGCCTAG
- a CDS encoding flavin-dependent oxidoreductase gives MSDRVIIAGGGIGGLAAALTLHQIGVPCVVYEAAREMRPLGVGINLQPNAVRELLDLGITEADLDGVGLPAKEWALVGLNGNDIYAEPRGKAAGYRWPQYAVHRGRFHMLLNEKVIERLGADAVQLGRRVTSYRKTADGVTATLEHADGGTSEVSGALLIGADGIHSAVRAQMHPNQPPIHWGGAVMWRGTTWGKPTRSGASFIGLGTHRHRVVIYPISHPDPATGLSMLNWIAEVTLDNAEGWKQQGWFRQVPTSEFAHHFDGWVWDWLDVPAMIREADSAYENPMIDRDPVATWRDGPVVLIGDAAHAMYPTGSNGGTQAIVDARELGAAMVAHGATEAALAAFDAKLCGPISQLILRNRGAGPFGLLNLVDERCGGTFDNIDDVIPPAERAAFMAGYKAAAGFAIDHLNAAPPTIAPGARVKEPAAA, from the coding sequence ATGAGCGACAGAGTCATCATCGCCGGCGGCGGCATTGGCGGGCTTGCGGCGGCGTTGACGCTGCATCAAATCGGGGTGCCCTGCGTCGTCTATGAGGCGGCGCGCGAGATGCGGCCGCTCGGCGTCGGCATCAATCTGCAGCCCAACGCGGTGCGCGAACTGCTCGACCTCGGCATCACCGAAGCCGATCTCGACGGCGTCGGCCTGCCGGCCAAGGAATGGGCGCTGGTCGGGCTCAACGGCAATGACATCTATGCCGAGCCGCGCGGCAAGGCCGCCGGCTATCGCTGGCCGCAATATGCGGTGCATCGCGGCCGCTTCCACATGTTGCTGAACGAGAAGGTGATCGAGCGGCTCGGCGCCGACGCCGTGCAGCTCGGCCGCCGCGTCACCTCCTATCGCAAGACCGCCGACGGCGTCACCGCGACGCTGGAGCATGCCGATGGCGGCACATCGGAGGTGAGCGGCGCGCTGCTAATCGGCGCCGACGGCATTCACTCCGCGGTGCGCGCGCAGATGCATCCGAACCAGCCGCCGATTCATTGGGGCGGCGCGGTGATGTGGCGCGGCACCACATGGGGCAAGCCGACCCGCAGCGGCGCCTCGTTCATCGGGCTTGGTACGCATCGCCACCGCGTGGTGATCTACCCGATCTCGCACCCGGATCCCGCGACCGGGCTGTCAATGCTGAACTGGATCGCCGAGGTCACGCTCGACAATGCCGAGGGCTGGAAGCAGCAGGGCTGGTTCAGGCAGGTGCCGACCTCCGAGTTCGCGCATCATTTCGACGGCTGGGTGTGGGACTGGCTCGACGTGCCGGCGATGATCCGCGAAGCCGACTCCGCTTACGAGAATCCGATGATCGACCGCGATCCGGTCGCGACTTGGCGCGACGGCCCGGTGGTGCTGATCGGCGACGCGGCGCATGCGATGTATCCGACCGGCTCGAACGGCGGCACCCAGGCGATCGTCGATGCGCGCGAACTCGGCGCCGCGATGGTCGCGCACGGTGCCACCGAAGCGGCGCTGGCCGCGTTCGACGCCAAACTGTGCGGGCCGATCTCGCAGCTCATCCTACGCAATCGCGGCGCCGGTCCGTTCGGCCTGCTCAACCTGGTCGACGAGCGTTGCGGCGGCACCTTCGACAACATTGACGACGTGATCCCGCCGGCCGAGCGCGCCGCCTTCATGGCCGGCTACAAGGCCGCCGCCGGCTTCGCGATCGATCACCTCAACGCCGCCCCGCCGACCATTGCGCCCGGCGCGCGGGTGAAGGAGCCGGCGGCGGCGTGA
- a CDS encoding RidA family protein, whose protein sequence is MPIQHFAAPAHIKAPPLSFATRTGDLVFISGIPGFDETGQLPQAFEAQFGYVVVNFKRVLKEAGAEIRDLVKVNVLLTRAADVVPMNKLYAQAFGPAPYPARTTCVVQALPDPAMLIEIEGIASLAK, encoded by the coding sequence ATGCCGATCCAGCACTTCGCCGCACCCGCCCACATCAAGGCGCCGCCGCTGTCGTTCGCGACCAGGACCGGCGACCTGGTGTTCATCTCCGGCATCCCCGGCTTCGACGAAACCGGCCAGCTGCCGCAGGCGTTCGAGGCGCAGTTCGGCTACGTCGTCGTCAACTTCAAGCGGGTGCTGAAGGAAGCCGGCGCGGAGATCCGCGACCTGGTCAAGGTCAACGTGCTGCTGACCCGCGCCGCCGACGTGGTGCCGATGAACAAGCTGTACGCCCAGGCGTTCGGCCCGGCGCCCTACCCGGCGCGCACCACCTGCGTGGTGCAGGCCCTGCCCGATCCCGCCATGCTGATCGAGATCGAAGGCATCGCCTCGCTGGCGAAGTGA
- a CDS encoding collagen-like protein — protein sequence MAEAESTRRGRPGPQGPRGRPGEPGRPGPQGHPGRPGPEGPRGKQGPVGKPGPQGKAGPQGKPGIAGKPGPDGKPGPIGPQGKAGPQGPRGEQGLRGEQGPRGEQGPQGPRGEQGPRGEPGPAGALPSIEQVMPWLHLIFDAYEDYKAQRAREARELEERLAAEALEQAAREAAEREVAAAIEAANAEPEIVLDDETHPEGGKKKKKRKHKD from the coding sequence GTGGCTGAAGCTGAATCCACCCGCCGCGGACGTCCGGGGCCGCAGGGCCCGCGCGGACGTCCCGGAGAACCGGGCCGTCCGGGACCGCAAGGACATCCGGGCCGTCCCGGCCCCGAGGGCCCCCGAGGCAAGCAAGGTCCGGTCGGCAAGCCCGGCCCGCAGGGCAAGGCCGGTCCGCAAGGCAAACCCGGCATCGCCGGCAAGCCGGGCCCCGATGGCAAGCCCGGTCCGATCGGCCCGCAAGGCAAGGCCGGCCCGCAAGGTCCCCGCGGTGAACAAGGCCTGCGCGGCGAGCAAGGTCCTCGCGGTGAGCAAGGCCCGCAGGGTCCGCGCGGCGAACAGGGCCCGCGCGGCGAGCCCGGCCCCGCCGGTGCGCTCCCCTCGATCGAGCAGGTGATGCCCTGGCTGCACCTGATCTTCGACGCCTACGAAGATTACAAAGCGCAGCGCGCCCGCGAAGCCCGCGAGCTCGAAGAGCGTCTCGCCGCCGAAGCTCTCGAACAGGCGGCGCGCGAAGCCGCCGAGCGCGAAGTCGCCGCCGCTATCGAAGCCGCAAATGCCGAGCCCGAGATCGTGCTCGACGATGAGACGCATCCCGAGGGCGGCAAGAAAAAGAAGAAGCGCAAGCACAAGGACTGA
- a CDS encoding DUF2277 domain-containing protein, whose product MCRNIKTLFNFEPPATDDEVRAAALQFVRKLSGFNAPSQANAAAFDRAVTEITDVARTLLISLQTQAAPRDREVEAAKARERSRARFG is encoded by the coding sequence ATGTGCCGCAACATCAAGACGCTGTTCAACTTTGAACCGCCGGCGACTGACGACGAAGTCCGCGCCGCCGCGCTGCAGTTTGTCCGCAAGCTATCGGGGTTCAATGCGCCGTCGCAGGCCAATGCCGCAGCGTTCGACCGCGCGGTGACTGAGATCACCGACGTTGCCCGTACGCTGCTGATATCGCTGCAGACCCAGGCCGCGCCGCGCGATCGTGAGGTCGAGGCGGCGAAGGCGAGGGAACGATCGCGCGCGCGGTTCGGCTGA
- a CDS encoding SOUL family heme-binding protein produces the protein MASAIWYYTVLVAESVLGIVGLRLYEEPAYTVLDRPSDIIEIRRYAPRVAAEVDLERRGNADGQAFTLLFNYIAGANRGDSGASERVAMTVPVDVARPAKIAMTAPVETATQDRMTRMRFFLPATYTADTAPKPSDERVQIVTVPEQTIATLRFSGTGRDLREREQQLIAALANTPWQPVGAPYGLFYDAPFTLPFVRRNEAAVEVAKR, from the coding sequence ATGGCCTCGGCGATCTGGTACTATACGGTTCTGGTCGCCGAATCCGTCCTCGGCATCGTCGGCCTGCGGCTGTACGAGGAGCCGGCCTACACCGTGCTCGACCGACCGAGCGACATAATCGAGATCCGGCGCTACGCGCCGCGCGTCGCGGCCGAAGTCGATCTCGAACGCCGCGGCAATGCCGACGGCCAGGCCTTCACGCTGTTGTTCAACTACATCGCCGGTGCCAATCGCGGCGACTCGGGCGCGTCCGAACGCGTGGCGATGACCGTACCGGTCGACGTCGCGCGGCCCGCGAAAATTGCGATGACCGCTCCGGTGGAAACCGCGACACAGGATCGCATGACACGGATGCGTTTCTTTCTGCCGGCGACGTACACCGCCGACACCGCGCCGAAACCGAGCGACGAGCGGGTTCAGATCGTCACCGTGCCGGAACAGACCATCGCGACGCTGCGCTTCTCCGGCACCGGGCGGGACTTGCGCGAGCGCGAGCAGCAACTGATCGCCGCGCTCGCCAATACGCCGTGGCAACCCGTCGGCGCACCCTATGGTCTGTTCTACGATGCGCCGTTCACGCTTCCCTTCGTCCGCCGCAATGAAGCGGCGGTGGAAGTCGCCAAGCGCTGA
- a CDS encoding DUF1501 domain-containing protein, with protein MNRRDLLKAVAALAPAALTTTIAGRVWAAPATDAKLLVVFLRGAYDAANVLVPVSSSFYYESRPNLAIAKPDVGNPNAAVALDADWGLHPALRDSLAPLWTSREIAFVPFAGTSDDTTRSHFETQDTIELGQSTKGSRDYRSGFMSRLAAELTRVKPIAFTEQLPLIFRGQAEIPNIALGNVGKPGVDDRQAELIKQMYAKTKLASAVAEGFRVRDEVVKSIADEMTAANRGAVSPRGFELSARRIGRLMREQFNLGFVDVGGWDTHVNQGAATGYLADRLGELGRALAGFREEIGPAAWRDSVVVVISEFGRTFRENGDRGTDHGHGSVYWVLGGGLNGGRIAGEQIKVAQPSLFENRDYPVLTDYRALFAGLVQRMYGLDAAALQRIFAGVRPADLGLV; from the coding sequence ATGAACCGTCGTGATCTGCTGAAAGCCGTCGCGGCCCTCGCACCGGCCGCACTGACAACGACGATCGCCGGCCGCGTCTGGGCCGCACCGGCCACCGACGCCAAGCTGCTGGTCGTGTTCCTGCGCGGCGCCTATGACGCGGCCAACGTGCTGGTGCCGGTGTCGAGCAGCTTCTACTACGAGTCACGGCCGAACCTGGCGATTGCCAAGCCGGACGTCGGCAACCCAAATGCCGCGGTGGCGCTCGACGCCGATTGGGGCCTGCACCCGGCGCTGCGCGACAGCTTGGCGCCGCTATGGACGAGCCGCGAGATCGCATTCGTGCCGTTCGCCGGCACCAGCGACGATACCACCCGGAGTCACTTCGAGACGCAGGACACGATCGAACTCGGGCAATCGACCAAAGGCTCGCGCGACTATCGCTCCGGCTTCATGAGCCGGCTTGCGGCGGAATTGACGCGGGTGAAACCGATCGCCTTCACCGAGCAGCTGCCGCTGATTTTCCGCGGCCAGGCGGAGATTCCGAATATCGCACTTGGCAATGTCGGCAAGCCCGGCGTCGATGACCGCCAGGCCGAGCTGATCAAGCAGATGTACGCCAAGACCAAACTCGCATCCGCGGTGGCAGAAGGCTTTCGGGTGCGCGACGAGGTGGTGAAATCGATTGCCGACGAAATGACTGCAGCGAACCGCGGTGCGGTGTCGCCGCGCGGCTTCGAGCTGTCGGCGCGCCGGATCGGCCGGCTGATGCGCGAGCAGTTCAACCTCGGCTTCGTCGATGTCGGCGGCTGGGACACCCACGTCAATCAGGGCGCGGCGACTGGTTATCTCGCTGACCGGCTCGGCGAGCTCGGCCGCGCGCTCGCCGGATTCCGCGAAGAGATCGGGCCGGCGGCGTGGCGCGACAGCGTGGTGGTGGTGATCTCCGAATTCGGCCGGACGTTCCGCGAGAACGGCGACCGCGGCACCGATCACGGCCATGGCAGCGTTTACTGGGTGCTCGGCGGCGGGCTCAACGGCGGCCGCATTGCCGGCGAGCAGATCAAGGTGGCGCAGCCGTCGCTATTCGAGAACCGTGACTATCCGGTGCTGACCGATTATCGCGCGCTGTTCGCGGGTCTGGTGCAGCGGATGTACGGGCTCGATGCCGCGGCGCTGCAACGGATCTTCGCCGGCGTGCGTCCGGCCGATCTTGGCCTGGTGTGA
- a CDS encoding DUF1800 domain-containing protein, translating to MRTNTAGRWSARGSAILAIGIAAIVTGGSAGAAEISAHDLALIDRLTWGINGSSVAQFQKLGAARWVNQQLHPTADSALPQTVAAQIDAMPDAAGLTPAAINAFQAQGKDADQLTDPEARKTAKQAYQQALNDRAKQAATRSILRALYAPDQLRERMSWFWLNHFNVHQSKAELRLLVGDYEDRAIRAHALGKFGDLLRATLRHPAMLRYLDNAGNANGHLNENYAREIMELHTMGVGSGYTQADVESLAKILTGVGIDLKPEDPKLKPALAPQLVRDGAFEFNPARHDYSDKTFLGHTIRGSGFAEVDEALDLIVHNPATAQHVSRKIATYFVSDEPPQPLIDKMAKTFTASDGDIAQVLATMIAAPEFDASLKTAERFKDPVGYVYSAVRLAYDDKVVLNTVPIQRWLGRLGEGLYQRQTPDGYPLTASAWNGPGQMMLRFEIARQIGSGSAGLFKPEQADAKDRPAFPLLQNALYFGGLSRTLSSTTRGALDQAISPQDWNTLFLSSPEFMVRQRAEAPHEPS from the coding sequence ATGCGAACCAACACGGCCGGACGGTGGAGCGCACGAGGATCGGCGATACTGGCGATCGGCATCGCCGCAATCGTCACCGGCGGATCGGCCGGGGCTGCGGAGATCTCGGCGCACGATCTGGCGCTGATCGATCGGCTGACCTGGGGCATCAACGGCTCCAGCGTGGCGCAATTCCAGAAACTCGGCGCCGCGCGCTGGGTGAACCAACAGCTGCACCCCACGGCGGACAGTGCGCTGCCGCAGACGGTCGCCGCGCAGATCGACGCGATGCCCGATGCGGCCGGCCTGACACCGGCGGCGATCAATGCGTTTCAGGCGCAGGGCAAGGATGCCGATCAACTCACTGACCCGGAGGCGCGCAAGACAGCCAAGCAGGCGTACCAGCAGGCGCTGAACGACCGCGCCAAGCAGGCGGCAACCCGGTCGATCCTGCGCGCGCTCTATGCGCCCGATCAGCTCCGCGAGCGGATGAGCTGGTTCTGGCTGAACCATTTCAACGTCCACCAGAGCAAGGCCGAGCTGCGCCTCCTGGTCGGCGACTATGAGGATCGCGCGATCCGCGCGCACGCGCTCGGCAAGTTCGGCGATCTGTTACGCGCCACGCTGCGGCACCCGGCGATGCTGCGCTATCTCGACAATGCCGGCAACGCCAATGGCCATCTCAACGAGAACTACGCCCGCGAGATCATGGAGCTGCACACCATGGGCGTCGGCAGCGGCTACACCCAGGCCGATGTGGAGTCGCTCGCCAAGATCCTCACCGGCGTCGGCATCGACCTGAAGCCCGAGGACCCGAAGCTGAAGCCTGCGCTGGCTCCGCAGCTCGTCCGCGACGGCGCGTTTGAGTTCAACCCGGCGCGGCACGATTACTCCGACAAAACCTTCCTCGGCCACACCATCCGCGGCAGCGGCTTTGCCGAAGTCGACGAGGCGCTCGACCTGATCGTCCACAATCCGGCGACCGCGCAGCACGTGTCGCGCAAGATCGCGACCTACTTCGTCTCGGACGAGCCGCCGCAACCGCTGATCGACAAGATGGCGAAAACCTTCACCGCCTCCGACGGCGATATCGCGCAGGTGCTGGCCACGATGATCGCCGCGCCGGAATTCGATGCATCGCTGAAGACGGCGGAACGCTTCAAGGATCCAGTCGGCTACGTCTATTCGGCGGTGCGGCTCGCTTACGACGACAAGGTCGTGCTCAACACCGTGCCGATCCAGCGTTGGCTCGGCCGGCTCGGCGAAGGGCTGTATCAGCGCCAGACGCCGGACGGCTATCCGCTGACCGCGAGCGCCTGGAACGGCCCGGGCCAGATGATGCTGCGGTTCGAGATCGCGCGTCAGATTGGCTCCGGTTCGGCCGGGCTGTTCAAGCCTGAGCAGGCCGACGCCAAGGATCGCCCTGCGTTTCCGCTGCTGCAGAACGCGCTGTATTTCGGCGGGCTCAGCCGGACGCTGAGCTCGACCACGCGCGGCGCGCTCGATCAGGCGATCTCACCGCAGGATTGGAATACGCTGTTTCTGTCCTCGCCCGAATTCATGGTTCGTCAACGCGCGGAGGCACCGCATGAACCGTCGTGA
- a CDS encoding methyl-accepting chemotaxis protein, translated as MRLNSIGMKLGLASLTSIALSLGMAANQLTTERSINAVNARADAQQMVADHGLEANVSLRRMQLAAAEIRLAATSAQVDSALTALHDARESIDRRINNAVAQIADGADKERLRSIGALTTQYDGAMTEVGKLAKAGQSGAASDADKAKRDQLVSQANSVATQALGLMGEAVERAEKAAKATKTQAADELFSANRINFALGMVVMISLVISMVFTFFGISRPLMRLNGALDKMAGGQLDVEIPGAARGDEIGDIAKTVVVIRENADHRAREEAEQKAHQDEVAAQQRKQEMQKLADAFEGAVGRIVEAVSSASTELEASASKMAHTAEEAEKLTAAVAGASEIATSNVQSVASATEEMASSIHEISRQVQDSSRIASSAVQQANKTNDRINQLATAAQRIGDVVDLINTIAGQTNLLALNATIEAARAGEAGRGFAVVAAEVKALAEQTAKATDEISQQISGMQSATEESVSAIKEIGTTIGQMSEISSAIASAVEQQGSATQEISRNVQQAAQGTMQVSANIADVERGAAETGMSSSQVLAAARSLSTDSAQLKTEVARFLSSVRAA; from the coding sequence ATGAGACTGAACAGTATCGGAATGAAGCTCGGCCTCGCGAGCTTGACCAGTATCGCGCTGTCACTCGGTATGGCGGCCAATCAGTTGACCACTGAGCGGTCGATCAACGCCGTCAACGCCCGCGCCGATGCGCAGCAGATGGTCGCCGATCACGGTCTCGAAGCCAACGTTTCACTGCGCCGGATGCAGCTTGCCGCTGCCGAGATCCGCCTTGCCGCGACGTCGGCGCAGGTCGACAGCGCCCTCACTGCGCTGCACGACGCGCGGGAGTCGATCGATCGTCGGATCAACAACGCGGTGGCGCAGATCGCAGACGGCGCCGACAAGGAACGCCTGCGCTCGATCGGGGCGCTGACGACGCAGTACGATGGCGCGATGACCGAAGTCGGTAAGCTGGCCAAGGCTGGCCAATCCGGCGCCGCCAGTGACGCCGACAAGGCCAAGCGCGATCAGCTCGTCAGCCAGGCCAACTCGGTCGCGACGCAGGCGCTCGGTCTGATGGGCGAAGCGGTAGAGCGCGCCGAAAAGGCCGCCAAGGCGACCAAGACCCAGGCAGCAGACGAGTTGTTCAGCGCCAACCGGATCAACTTCGCCCTCGGCATGGTGGTGATGATTTCGCTGGTGATCTCGATGGTGTTCACCTTCTTCGGCATCTCGCGGCCGCTGATGCGGCTGAACGGGGCGCTGGACAAGATGGCCGGCGGCCAGCTCGACGTCGAAATTCCCGGTGCCGCGCGTGGCGACGAGATCGGCGACATCGCCAAGACCGTGGTGGTGATCCGCGAGAACGCCGATCATCGCGCCCGCGAGGAGGCCGAGCAGAAGGCGCATCAGGACGAAGTGGCGGCACAGCAGCGCAAGCAGGAAATGCAGAAGCTCGCCGATGCCTTCGAGGGCGCGGTCGGCCGCATCGTCGAAGCCGTGTCGAGCGCGTCGACGGAACTGGAAGCCTCCGCCAGCAAGATGGCGCATACCGCCGAGGAAGCCGAGAAGCTCACCGCAGCCGTCGCGGGCGCCTCGGAGATCGCCACCAGCAACGTGCAGTCGGTCGCCTCGGCGACGGAGGAAATGGCGTCTTCGATCCACGAGATCAGCCGCCAGGTGCAGGACTCCTCGCGGATCGCCAGCTCCGCCGTGCAGCAGGCCAACAAGACCAACGACCGCATCAATCAGCTCGCCACCGCGGCGCAGCGGATCGGCGACGTGGTCGACCTGATCAACACCATCGCGGGTCAGACCAATCTGCTGGCGCTCAACGCCACCATCGAAGCGGCACGCGCTGGTGAAGCCGGTCGCGGCTTCGCGGTGGTCGCGGCGGAAGTGAAGGCGCTCGCCGAGCAGACCGCAAAGGCGACCGACGAAATCAGCCAGCAGATTTCCGGCATGCAGTCAGCGACCGAAGAGTCGGTGTCGGCGATCAAGGAGATCGGCACCACCATCGGCCAGATGTCGGAGATCTCTTCGGCGATCGCCTCGGCGGTCGAGCAGCAGGGATCGGCCACCCAGGAGATCTCGCGCAACGTCCAGCAGGCGGCCCAGGGCACCATGCAGGTCAGCGCCAATATCGCCGATGTCGAGCGCGGCGCGGCCGAGACCGGGATGTCGTCGTCGCAGGTGCTGGCGGCGGCGCGCTCGCTGTCGACCGACAGCGCGCAGCTCAAGACCGAAGTGGCGCGTTTCCTCAGCTCGGTGCGCGCGGCGTAA
- the bfr gene encoding bacterioferritin has translation MKGDAKVIEYLNRGLRSELTAINQYWLHYRLLDNWGLKDLAKTWRKESIEEMVHADKLTDRIIFLDGFPNMQVLDPLRIGQNVKEVLNADLQAEVDARALYQEAATYCHSVKDYVSRDLFEQLMKDEEHHIDFLETQLDLVNRIGVELYQQHHIGELDHD, from the coding sequence ATGAAGGGCGATGCCAAGGTCATCGAATATCTCAACCGCGGTCTGCGCAGCGAACTGACGGCCATCAATCAGTACTGGCTGCACTATCGCCTGCTCGACAATTGGGGTCTGAAGGATCTCGCCAAGACCTGGCGCAAGGAATCCATCGAAGAGATGGTCCACGCCGACAAGCTCACCGACCGCATCATCTTCCTCGACGGCTTCCCGAACATGCAGGTGCTCGATCCGCTGCGGATCGGCCAGAACGTCAAGGAAGTGCTGAACGCCGACCTGCAGGCCGAGGTCGACGCGCGCGCGCTGTATCAGGAAGCGGCGACCTACTGCCACAGCGTCAAGGACTACGTGTCGCGCGACCTGTTCGAGCAGCTGATGAAGGACGAGGAGCATCACATCGATTTCCTCGAGACCCAGCTCGATCTGGTGAACCGGATCGGCGTCGAGCTGTATCAGCAGCACCACATCGGCGAACTCGATCACGACTGA
- a CDS encoding (2Fe-2S)-binding protein, whose amino-acid sequence MPPPQCCHGRFRAADRCLRKRGRGVAFGRLCNVVRASAQRGDAPSSTPQECAEAGDWRSRLSKIKRPVADWNSLKLHVFLLRMRVHLTIQMLVTAGSRPMIVCSCNVLSDHDVRATMHSEGGPARNPGEVHRCLGCSRKCGRCMHTIKNIMNEALCGAAERRAGS is encoded by the coding sequence ATGCCGCCGCCGCAGTGCTGCCATGGTCGGTTCCGCGCGGCGGATCGGTGCCTTCGGAAGCGCGGGCGAGGGGTGGCTTTCGGGCGTCTGTGCAATGTCGTGCGGGCTTCAGCTCAGCGCGGGGATGCTCCGTCTTCCACGCCGCAGGAATGCGCAGAAGCCGGGGACTGGCGCTCTCGATTGAGCAAAATCAAACGGCCAGTTGCAGATTGGAATAGCTTGAAGTTGCATGTTTTCCTTTTGCGTATGCGAGTGCATCTCACTATCCAAATGCTTGTTACTGCTGGATCGAGACCGATGATCGTTTGTTCTTGCAACGTCCTGAGCGACCACGATGTGCGAGCCACTATGCACAGCGAAGGTGGTCCTGCGCGGAACCCGGGTGAGGTTCACCGCTGCCTCGGCTGCAGCCGGAAGTGCGGCCGCTGCATGCACACCATCAAGAACATCATGAACGAAGCGCTGTGCGGCGCGGCAGAGCGTCGCGCCGGTTCTTAA